A genomic segment from Daphnia pulex isolate KAP4 chromosome 5, ASM2113471v1 encodes:
- the LOC124194161 gene encoding uncharacterized protein LOC124194161, producing the protein MECQAEAAALLPSFRELTSAGVVGRDRNGSPSDGSTDGSQQSQLSSTSSSESSAELSKELRLSSAHAMIFLSQQKRESIQSSADETLSAHESTTNCLQSNDPDDQDHLMLIQLQQDSPHGSY; encoded by the exons atggaatgtcaagcagaagcagcagcttTGTTGCCTTCGTTCAGGGAGCTGACGTCGGCTGGAGTGGTCGGGCGTGACCGCAATGGATCGCCGTCAGATGGCAGCACCGACGGGTCTCAGCAATCGCAG ttgtcgtcgacgtcgtcgtcggaaTCGTCGGCCGAACTCAGCAAAGAACTCCGTTTGTCTTCGGCACACGCCATGATTTTCCTATCGCAGCAG AAACGTGAATCCATCCAGTCGTCAGCAGACGAAACTCTTTCCGCCCACGAATCAACAACCAACTGCCTTCAGTCGAACGATCCCGACGACCAGGATCACCTGATGCTGATCCAGCTCCAACAAGATTCGCCACACGGTTcttattaa
- the LOC124194158 gene encoding ruvB-like 2, whose amino-acid sequence MAAIPSVKVAEVREFSRIERIGTHSHIRGLGLDDALEPREVSQGMVGQLTARRAAGVVLEMIREGKIAGRAVLIAGQPGTGKTAIAMGMAQALGDNTPFTSMAGSEIYSLEMSKTEALTQAFRKSIGVRIKEETEIIEGEVVEVQIDRPATGTGAKVGKLTLKTTDMETVYDLGNKMIESLIKEKAQAGDVITIDKATGKISKLGRSFTRARDYDATGPQTRFVQCPEGELQKRKEVTHTVTLHEIDVINSRTQGFLALFSGDTGEIKSEVRDQINSKVAEWREEGKAEIVPGVLFIDEVHMLDMECFSFLNRALEDDMAPVLIMATNRGITKIRGTKYRSPHGIPIDLLDRMVIIATQPYVEKEMKQILKIRCEEEDAEMTEDALLVLTRLSLETSLRYAIQLITVANLIARKRKAMEIAVEDIKKAYTLFLDETRSTQYLKDIQDEFMFNEEDEPKSDVAMETS is encoded by the exons ATGGCG gcGATCCCATCAGTTAAAGTAGCAGAAGTGCGAGAATTCTCTCGAATTGAACGAATCGGTACTCACTCTCACATTCGAGGTCTTGGACTTGATGATGCTTTGGAACCAAGAGAA GTGTCCCAAGGCATGGTTGGCCAGTTGACAGCACGACGAGCTGCTGGTGTGGTACTGGAAATGATtagagaaggaaaaattgcGGGGAGAGCAGTATTGATTGCTGGACAGCCAGGAACAG GCAAAACTGCAATTGCCATGGGTATGGCACAGGCTCTCGGGGACAACACACCTTTCACATCCATGGCCGGATCGGAAATCTACAGCCTTGAAATGAGCAAAACTGAAGCTCTAACTCAAGCATTTCGAAAATCTATTGGAGTTCGAATCAA AGAAGAAACTGAGATCATTGAGGGTGAGGTTGTTGAAGTTCAAATTGATAGACCTGCTACCGGAACTGGTGCTAAAGTTGGAAAGCTGACATTAAAGACAACAGACATGGAAACTGTGTACGATTTGGGCAACAAAATGATTGAATCCCTCATCAAGGAAAAG GCCCAAGCTGGAGACGTCATTACCATCGACAAAGCCACTGGCAAGATCTCGAAACTCGGACGATCGTTCACTAGGGCTAGGGATTACGACGCAACTGGACCGCAAACCAGATTTGTTCAGTGTCCCGAAg GCGAATTACAAAAGCGGAAAGAAGTGACTCACACAGTCACCTTGCACGAGATTGACGTAATCAATAGCAGAACTCAGGGTTTTCTCGCCCTCTTCTCTG GGGATACTGGTGAAATCAAATCCGAAGTCCGGGACCAGATCAATAGCAAAGTCGCCGAATGGCGCGAAGAGGGCAAAGCGGAAATCGTCCCGggagttttatttattgatgaa GTGCACATGCTAGACATggaatgtttttcatttttgaatcgTGCTCTGGAAGATGATATGGCGCCAGTGTTGATTATGGCCACTAATCGTGGAATTACTAAAATTCGCGGAACCAAATATCGGAGTCCCCACGGCATCCCAATTGATTTGCTTGATCGGATGGTGATCATTGCCACGCAGCCGTAcgtggaaaaggaaatgaagcAAATTCTGAAAATCCG GTGCGAAGAGGAAGACGCCGAGATGACGGAAGATGCTCTACTCGTTTTGACGAGGCTTTCCTTGGAAACTAGCTTACGCTATGCCATTCAGCTCATCACGGTTGCTAATCTCATAGCTCGCAAACGAAAGGCCATGGAG ATTGCCGTAGAAGATATTAAAAAGGCGTACACGCTATTCCTGGATGAAACCCGTTCCACCCAGTATCTGAAGGACATTCAAGATGAATTCATGTTTAACGAAGAGGACGAACCAA aatctgACGTCGCCATGGAGACATCATAA